From a region of the Mycobacterium sp. SMC-8 genome:
- a CDS encoding TetR/AcrR family transcriptional regulator: MNLRADAARNRESLLSAAEAEFAERGASASVADIARRAGVAKGTVFRHFPTKEDLIAAIVCRHIATLAEAADELAHAEDPGAALLEFLTVAADQRQRHDLTFLQSESGKDPRVTEVRDHLHARLGALVDRARDAGAIRSDITEADVFLMMCAPIHVVENLSAPAPLLWQRYLAIIFDGLRPQGAHPLPHPAPILP; the protein is encoded by the coding sequence GTGAATCTTCGAGCGGATGCGGCGCGCAACCGCGAGTCGCTGTTGAGCGCTGCGGAAGCAGAATTCGCCGAACGCGGCGCCTCCGCCTCGGTGGCCGATATCGCCCGCCGCGCGGGCGTCGCCAAAGGCACGGTATTTCGGCACTTCCCCACGAAAGAGGACTTGATCGCGGCCATTGTGTGCCGGCACATCGCGACGCTCGCCGAGGCCGCGGATGAGCTGGCCCACGCCGAGGATCCGGGCGCGGCTCTGCTGGAGTTCCTGACCGTGGCGGCCGATCAGCGGCAACGGCACGATCTGACGTTCCTCCAATCGGAGAGCGGGAAGGATCCCCGGGTGACCGAAGTCCGAGATCACTTGCACGCCCGCCTCGGCGCTCTCGTCGACCGGGCCCGCGACGCGGGAGCCATCCGGTCCGACATCACCGAAGCAGATGTCTTCCTCATGATGTGCGCGCCGATTCATGTGGTCGAAAACCTCTCCGCCCCAGCGCCTTTATTGTGGCAGCGCTACCTCGCCATCATCTTCGACGGGTTACGCCCGCAGGGCGCCCACCCACTGCCGCACCCGGCGCCGATCCTGCCCTGA
- a CDS encoding SDR family NAD(P)-dependent oxidoreductase — protein sequence MKMDGTTALVTGANRGIGRAFAIELIRRGAKVYAGARRPELVDIPDVEVLRLDITDQSSVDAAAGSAADVDLLINNAADTAGGKLVTGDLTAIRSTMDSNYYGTLAMIRAFAPILARNGGGAILNVLSAAAWMTVEGNTAYAAAKSAQWGLTNGVRVELAGQGTHVAALVPGLVGTQTLFDFASRNGIELPEGVVIDPADLVRLALDGLEAGDLEIMDPLSADAKAALAGPPRPLALG from the coding sequence ATGAAGATGGACGGCACCACGGCACTTGTCACCGGAGCCAACCGAGGAATCGGCCGCGCCTTTGCGATCGAGCTGATCCGGCGTGGCGCCAAGGTCTACGCGGGCGCGCGGCGTCCCGAGCTCGTCGACATCCCTGACGTGGAAGTGCTTCGGCTCGACATCACCGACCAATCATCGGTCGACGCGGCTGCTGGGTCCGCCGCGGACGTGGACCTCCTGATCAACAACGCCGCAGACACCGCCGGCGGAAAGCTGGTCACCGGCGATTTGACTGCCATCCGGTCGACCATGGATTCGAACTACTATGGCACTCTTGCAATGATCCGGGCCTTCGCGCCCATCCTGGCGCGCAACGGCGGCGGCGCGATCCTCAATGTGTTGTCGGCGGCGGCATGGATGACGGTCGAGGGCAATACCGCTTATGCCGCAGCCAAATCCGCGCAATGGGGCTTGACGAACGGCGTGCGTGTCGAACTTGCCGGGCAGGGAACCCATGTCGCCGCATTGGTGCCCGGACTGGTTGGAACCCAGACGCTGTTCGACTTCGCGAGCCGCAACGGAATCGAACTCCCAGAAGGTGTGGTGATCGATCCTGCCGATCTGGTGCGGCTGGCGCTCGATGGTCTGGAAGCCGGTGACCTCGAGATCATGGACCCGTTGTCGGCTGATGCGAAAGCCGCACTGGCCGGGCCGCCGCGCCCCCTCGCACTGGGGTGA
- a CDS encoding alkene reductase, whose protein sequence is MTFTLSGDSALLKPIQVGATAAANRIFMAPLTRSRADADGTPSSLAAEYYSQRAEAGLIISEATAVCEQANGAYVNTPGLYTDRQQDAWAEIASAVHRAGGKMFVQLWHVGRMAHPEISGFENVGPSAIAAELLAHTPSGKKSLPVPRALTTGEIAEIIGQFRAAARRAVEAGMDGVEIHSANGYLLHEFLSDVVNQRTDAYGGSPQNRARFTAEVVEAVAAEIGPDRVGLRISPGNTAGDMTEVDQISAYELLLCRIASLNIAYLHVVSEPSTPTFAAIRTQWEGTLVLNTPRAVDTDFELLANLADWGVIGAAAVGREFLATPDLIERLKLGAEPNVPDVATFYAPGPVGYIDYPTLDEWVTPRSA, encoded by the coding sequence ATGACGTTCACACTCTCTGGTGACTCTGCCCTGCTCAAGCCGATTCAGGTCGGAGCCACTGCCGCGGCGAACCGAATCTTCATGGCGCCGCTGACGAGATCGCGCGCCGACGCCGACGGCACGCCGTCGTCGCTGGCTGCGGAGTACTACTCGCAGCGTGCCGAAGCCGGTCTGATCATCAGCGAGGCCACCGCGGTCTGTGAGCAGGCCAACGGCGCCTACGTGAACACTCCCGGGTTGTACACCGACAGGCAGCAGGACGCCTGGGCTGAGATCGCGTCGGCGGTACACCGCGCCGGGGGCAAGATGTTCGTCCAGCTGTGGCACGTCGGCCGCATGGCGCATCCCGAGATCAGCGGATTCGAGAACGTGGGTCCGTCGGCGATCGCTGCGGAGCTGCTGGCGCACACTCCCTCTGGGAAGAAGTCGTTGCCCGTGCCCCGCGCGCTCACGACCGGCGAGATCGCGGAAATCATCGGACAGTTCCGTGCCGCCGCGCGCCGTGCCGTCGAAGCCGGCATGGACGGTGTCGAAATTCACTCGGCCAATGGGTATCTGCTTCACGAGTTCCTGTCCGACGTTGTCAACCAGCGCACCGATGCCTACGGCGGATCGCCGCAGAACAGGGCCCGGTTCACCGCCGAGGTCGTCGAAGCGGTCGCCGCCGAGATCGGACCGGATCGCGTCGGTTTGCGCATCTCGCCCGGAAACACCGCCGGGGACATGACCGAGGTCGACCAGATCAGCGCTTACGAATTGCTTCTGTGCCGCATTGCGTCGCTGAACATCGCCTACCTGCATGTGGTGAGTGAACCCTCGACGCCCACATTCGCCGCGATCCGCACCCAGTGGGAGGGGACGTTGGTGCTCAACACCCCCCGCGCCGTCGACACCGATTTCGAGCTGCTGGCCAATCTGGCCGACTGGGGAGTGATCGGAGCCGCCGCGGTGGGCAGAGAGTTCCTGGCCACCCCTGATCTGATCGAGCGCCTGAAGCTCGGCGCCGAGCCGAACGTGCCGGATGTGGCGACGTTCTACGCCCCCGGGCCCGTCGGATACATCGACTATCCGACGCTTGACGAATGGGTGACGCCCCGGTCGGCGTAG
- a CDS encoding 3-hydroxyacyl-CoA dehydrogenase NAD-binding domain-containing protein codes for MAENTIQWDKDADGIVTLTLDDPTGSANVMNEHYKESMHNAVERLVAEKDSITGVVIASAKKTFFAGGDLKGMMNVGPDNAAESFAEVEFIKADLRKLETLGKPVVAAINGAALGGGLEIALACHHRIAADVKGVVIGLPEVTLGLLPGGGGVARTVRMFGIQKAFMEVLSQGTRFKPGKAKEVGLVDELVGSVDELIPAAKAWIKANPDAHTQPWDQKGYKMPGGTPSSPGLASILPSFPALLRKQLKGAPMPAPRAILDAAVEGAQVDFDTATRIESRYFVGLVTGQTAKNMIQAFFLDLQAINGGASRPDGIEPVKINKIGVLGAGMMGAGIAYVSAKAGYDVVLKDVTIEAAEKGKAYSEKIEAKALERGRTSKEKSDALLARITPTADAADLKGVDFVIEAVFENQDLKHKVFQEIEDIVEPNALLGSNTSTLPITGLATGVKRQEDFIGIHFFSPVDKMPLVEIIKGEKTSDEALARVFDYTLAIGKTPIVVNDSRGFFTSRVIGTFVNEALAMLGEGVPAASIEQAGSQAGYPAAPLQLSDELNLELMQKIATETRKATEAAGGTHEPHPAEAVVNKMIEIGRPSRLKGAGFYEYVDGKRVGLWSGLAETFGSGKADIPLQDMIDRMLFAEALETQKCLDEGVLTSTADANIGSIMGIGFPPYTGGSAQFIVGYQGELGVGKEAFVARAKQLAERYGERFNPPASLTS; via the coding sequence ATGGCAGAGAACACCATTCAGTGGGACAAGGATGCCGACGGCATCGTCACCCTGACGCTGGACGACCCGACGGGCTCGGCCAACGTCATGAACGAGCACTACAAGGAGTCCATGCATAACGCCGTGGAACGCCTTGTGGCCGAGAAGGATTCGATCACCGGCGTGGTGATCGCCAGCGCGAAGAAGACGTTCTTCGCCGGCGGTGACCTCAAGGGCATGATGAACGTCGGCCCGGACAACGCGGCCGAGTCGTTCGCCGAGGTCGAGTTCATCAAAGCCGACCTGCGCAAGTTGGAGACCCTGGGCAAGCCCGTCGTCGCGGCCATCAACGGCGCAGCGCTCGGCGGCGGCCTGGAGATCGCGCTGGCGTGTCACCACCGCATCGCCGCCGACGTCAAGGGCGTGGTGATCGGCCTGCCCGAGGTGACGCTGGGTCTGCTGCCCGGTGGAGGCGGCGTGGCACGTACCGTGCGCATGTTCGGCATCCAGAAGGCCTTCATGGAGGTCCTCTCGCAGGGCACCCGGTTCAAGCCGGGCAAGGCCAAGGAGGTCGGCCTGGTCGACGAATTGGTCGGCAGCGTCGACGAGTTGATCCCCGCCGCGAAGGCGTGGATCAAGGCGAATCCTGACGCGCACACCCAGCCGTGGGACCAGAAGGGCTACAAGATGCCCGGCGGCACCCCGTCGAGCCCCGGACTGGCCTCCATCCTGCCGTCCTTCCCGGCGCTGCTGCGCAAGCAGCTCAAGGGTGCGCCGATGCCGGCTCCGCGGGCCATCCTGGACGCGGCCGTCGAGGGTGCGCAGGTCGACTTCGACACCGCCACCCGCATCGAGAGCCGCTACTTCGTCGGCCTGGTCACCGGCCAGACTGCCAAGAACATGATCCAGGCGTTCTTCCTGGATCTACAGGCCATCAACGGCGGCGCCTCGCGGCCGGACGGTATCGAGCCGGTCAAGATCAACAAGATCGGTGTGCTGGGCGCGGGCATGATGGGCGCGGGTATCGCCTATGTGTCGGCCAAGGCCGGTTATGACGTGGTGCTCAAGGACGTCACGATCGAAGCAGCCGAAAAGGGCAAGGCCTACTCGGAGAAGATCGAGGCCAAGGCGCTCGAGCGCGGTCGCACCTCCAAGGAGAAGTCCGACGCGCTGCTGGCCCGGATCACCCCGACCGCCGATGCCGCCGATCTCAAGGGTGTCGACTTCGTGATCGAGGCTGTCTTCGAGAACCAGGACCTCAAGCACAAGGTGTTCCAGGAGATCGAGGACATCGTCGAGCCGAACGCGCTGCTGGGCTCCAACACCTCCACACTGCCGATCACCGGTCTGGCGACCGGTGTGAAGCGCCAGGAGGACTTCATCGGCATCCACTTCTTCTCCCCGGTCGACAAGATGCCGCTGGTGGAGATCATCAAGGGTGAGAAGACCTCCGACGAGGCGCTGGCCCGGGTATTCGACTACACGCTGGCGATCGGGAAGACCCCGATCGTGGTCAACGACAGCCGTGGCTTCTTCACCTCGCGCGTCATCGGCACCTTCGTCAACGAGGCGCTGGCGATGCTGGGCGAGGGTGTGCCCGCGGCCAGCATCGAGCAGGCCGGTTCGCAGGCCGGCTACCCGGCGGCGCCGCTGCAGCTCTCCGACGAGCTGAACCTCGAACTGATGCAGAAGATCGCTACCGAGACCCGCAAGGCCACCGAAGCTGCCGGCGGCACCCACGAGCCGCATCCGGCCGAGGCCGTCGTGAACAAGATGATCGAGATCGGTCGTCCCTCGCGGCTCAAGGGCGCAGGCTTCTACGAGTACGTCGACGGCAAGCGCGTCGGTCTGTGGTCGGGACTCGCCGAGACCTTCGGCTCCGGCAAGGCCGATATTCCGTTGCAGGACATGATCGATCGCATGCTGTTCGCCGAGGCTCTGGAGACCCAGAAATGCCTTGACGAGGGCGTGCTCACCTCGACCGCCGATGCGAACATCGGCTCCATCATGGGGATCGGCTTCCCGCCGTACACCGGTGGCAGCGCGCAATTCATCGTCGGCTACCAGGGTGAGCTCGGTGTGGGTAAAGAGGCGTTCGTCGCCCGTGCCAAGCAGTTGGCCGAGCGTTACGGCGAGCGGTTCAACCCGCCGGCGTCGCTTACGTCGTAA
- a CDS encoding glycosyltransferase family 4 protein, producing MTKSALRVGILVPRFAPFRGGIETYVASAAAALAAEGAEVTVVTQAPRSAALPRRELLDGYAIERHPLPLGDVFDVSAPAAARAAAIPGRFDVVWLHSYHTPLAWLGAERTTAPVVLTPHYHGVGHTRVRHVLHYAYRPAGRRLMAASRRVVVDTQAEARLVLRDFAGRVSADKLVIIPPAVAKPRLGLPLPCADRRVVLTVARQETYKRTDLLIRAIAQLRDHGEPAHLVVVGDGAALGSLRALAAALNADRAVTFTGFVDEKTLGDWWASASLYATASQQEAYGIGLAEALLSGLPVVASDIPAHREVAERAGERAAVRLCAHTDSDSEAASRYAEAIVRMLSTPGSRTQRASECALPQCAEVAQQLLETLAEVSQIASRV from the coding sequence ATGACGAAGTCCGCGTTGCGGGTTGGGATTCTCGTCCCACGTTTCGCGCCTTTCCGGGGAGGCATCGAAACCTACGTGGCTTCTGCGGCCGCCGCGCTGGCAGCAGAAGGTGCAGAGGTCACCGTCGTCACCCAGGCGCCGCGTAGCGCCGCCCTGCCGAGACGGGAGTTGCTCGACGGATACGCCATCGAGCGTCACCCGCTTCCGCTCGGAGACGTTTTCGATGTATCTGCGCCTGCGGCGGCGCGCGCCGCAGCCATACCGGGGCGCTTCGACGTCGTCTGGTTGCACAGTTACCACACTCCGCTGGCATGGCTGGGCGCTGAGCGAACCACGGCGCCAGTGGTTCTCACTCCGCACTACCACGGTGTCGGACACACCCGTGTACGTCATGTGCTCCACTACGCCTACCGGCCTGCCGGTCGTCGGCTCATGGCGGCGAGTCGGCGCGTAGTCGTCGACACGCAAGCTGAAGCGAGACTGGTTCTTCGAGACTTCGCCGGCCGGGTATCGGCGGACAAACTCGTGATCATCCCGCCGGCCGTCGCGAAACCCAGACTCGGCCTGCCGCTACCGTGCGCAGATCGACGCGTCGTGTTGACCGTCGCCCGGCAGGAAACGTACAAGCGCACCGACCTTCTGATTCGTGCGATCGCGCAGCTGCGTGACCACGGCGAGCCCGCGCATCTAGTGGTGGTCGGAGACGGTGCCGCCCTCGGCTCGCTGCGAGCCCTCGCCGCTGCGCTCAACGCAGACCGGGCAGTGACTTTCACCGGATTCGTGGACGAAAAGACACTCGGGGATTGGTGGGCGTCGGCATCCCTGTACGCCACAGCAAGTCAACAGGAGGCGTACGGGATCGGACTCGCCGAAGCACTGCTCTCAGGGCTGCCGGTGGTGGCAAGCGACATTCCTGCCCATCGAGAGGTCGCCGAGCGTGCGGGAGAGCGCGCTGCCGTCCGTCTGTGTGCGCACACCGACTCTGATTCCGAGGCGGCCTCGCGCTATGCCGAGGCGATCGTTCGAATGTTGTCGACCCCCGGTTCGCGCACGCAGCGCGCCTCCGAGTGTGCGTTGCCGCAATGCGCCGAGGTGGCACAGCAGTTACTCGAGACACTTGCGGAAGTCAGCCAGATTGCGAGTCGGGTGTGA
- a CDS encoding acetyl-CoA C-acetyltransferase, producing the protein MSEEAFIYEAIRTPRGKQRGGALNEIKPVNLVVGLIDEIRTRFPDLDETLISDLILGVVSPVGDQGGDIARTAGLVANLPETTGGVQLNRFCASGLEAVNMAAQKVRSGWDDLVLAGGVESMSRVPMGSDGGAWAADPETNYRIGFVPQGIGADLIATIEGFSREDVDTYAARSQERAAAAWSGGYFAKSVVPVKDQNGLVVLDHDEHIRPGTTVESLSKLKSAFEGVGAMGGFDDVALQKYHFVEKINHVHTGGNSSGIVDGAALVLIGSEAAGTSQGLTPRARIVATATSGADPVIMLTGPTPATRKVLDRAGLTVDDIDLFELNEAFASVVLKFQKDLNIPDEKLNVNGGAIAMGHPLGATGAMITGTMVDELERRGARRALITLCVGGGMGVATIIERV; encoded by the coding sequence ATGTCCGAAGAAGCCTTCATCTACGAGGCCATCCGCACCCCGCGCGGCAAGCAGCGCGGCGGCGCCCTGAACGAGATCAAGCCCGTCAACCTGGTCGTCGGCCTGATCGACGAGATCCGCACCCGCTTCCCTGACCTGGACGAGACGCTGATCAGCGACCTGATCCTCGGCGTCGTCTCGCCGGTCGGTGACCAGGGTGGCGACATCGCCCGCACCGCGGGACTGGTCGCGAACCTGCCGGAGACCACCGGCGGTGTGCAGCTCAATCGGTTCTGCGCGTCCGGCCTGGAGGCCGTCAACATGGCCGCGCAGAAGGTGCGCTCGGGCTGGGACGACCTGGTGCTCGCCGGCGGTGTCGAGTCCATGAGCCGTGTCCCGATGGGCTCTGACGGCGGCGCCTGGGCAGCCGACCCGGAGACCAACTACCGCATCGGCTTCGTCCCGCAGGGCATCGGCGCCGACCTGATCGCGACCATCGAGGGCTTCTCCCGTGAGGACGTCGACACCTATGCGGCACGCTCGCAGGAGCGCGCCGCTGCCGCGTGGTCGGGTGGCTACTTCGCCAAGTCCGTCGTCCCGGTCAAAGACCAGAACGGTCTCGTCGTGCTCGACCATGACGAGCACATCCGTCCCGGCACCACCGTCGAGAGCCTGAGCAAGCTCAAGTCCGCGTTCGAAGGCGTAGGCGCGATGGGCGGGTTCGACGACGTGGCGCTGCAGAAGTACCACTTCGTCGAGAAGATCAACCACGTCCACACCGGCGGTAACAGCTCGGGCATCGTCGACGGCGCCGCGCTGGTGCTCATCGGTTCCGAGGCTGCGGGCACGTCGCAGGGCCTGACCCCGCGGGCGCGCATCGTGGCCACCGCAACCAGCGGCGCCGACCCGGTCATCATGCTGACGGGCCCGACCCCGGCGACCAGGAAGGTGCTCGACCGAGCAGGCCTGACGGTCGATGACATCGACCTGTTCGAGCTCAACGAGGCCTTCGCCTCGGTGGTGCTGAAGTTCCAGAAGGACCTCAACATTCCGGACGAGAAGCTCAACGTCAACGGTGGCGCGATCGCGATGGGCCACCCGCTGGGCGCCACCGGCGCCATGATCACCGGAACCATGGTCGACGAGCTGGAGCGCCGGGGCGCCCGGCGCGCGCTGATCACGCTGTGCGTCGGCGGCGGCATGGGTGTCGCGACCATCATCGAGCGAGTCTGA
- a CDS encoding helix-turn-helix transcriptional regulator produces the protein MSGIYGDVLSSGASLETRAHGLLETLSARAQSSASAICLWDPIQRKHVGVANHDYPDTVMEHFNSWFVENDPLFDAMRVHGLGSLRWRDFPEYRSGYSVNNVFRPAGFDEGLSARLITSDGTYVGTIHVNCDDARFPRDQDVVEINTLRRQMAEQLDFSLRPRMVAELIAPEAQAWAVDDFGRAHLLRCGDLFEQALDPALIGDLAAAFLKSAVGVRPDVLRHHDGVSWLHVRRIATAARYRGDSLGAVLLVTRSPLPMSVTPRELDALTLAVCGLTNGQIAAQLFISARTAGHHLESASAKLGAANRAACASRAVSLGLLSADVLLNVCGRESIAV, from the coding sequence ATGTCCGGCATCTACGGTGACGTGCTGAGCAGTGGCGCCAGTCTGGAGACCCGTGCCCACGGCCTGCTCGAGACGCTGTCGGCGCGCGCGCAATCCTCGGCTTCGGCGATCTGTCTGTGGGATCCGATCCAGCGCAAGCACGTCGGCGTGGCCAACCATGATTATCCCGACACGGTGATGGAGCACTTCAACAGCTGGTTCGTCGAGAACGATCCGCTGTTCGATGCCATGCGGGTGCACGGACTCGGCTCCCTGCGTTGGCGGGACTTCCCCGAGTACCGCAGTGGATACTCGGTCAACAACGTCTTCCGGCCGGCCGGATTCGACGAGGGCCTGTCGGCGCGGCTGATCACCAGCGACGGAACCTACGTCGGCACCATTCACGTCAACTGTGACGACGCGCGGTTTCCCCGTGACCAGGACGTGGTCGAGATCAACACCCTGCGCCGACAGATGGCCGAGCAACTGGACTTCTCGCTGAGGCCCCGGATGGTCGCCGAGCTGATCGCCCCCGAGGCCCAGGCCTGGGCCGTCGACGACTTCGGGCGAGCGCACCTGTTGCGGTGTGGCGACCTGTTCGAGCAGGCGCTGGACCCGGCTCTGATCGGTGATCTCGCTGCGGCGTTTTTGAAGTCGGCGGTCGGGGTCAGGCCCGATGTGCTGCGCCACCACGACGGGGTGTCCTGGTTGCACGTGCGGCGGATCGCCACGGCCGCACGGTATCGGGGCGACAGCCTCGGCGCGGTGCTGCTGGTGACTCGCAGCCCGCTACCGATGAGTGTCACGCCGCGGGAACTCGACGCGCTCACGCTGGCGGTGTGCGGGTTGACCAACGGTCAGATCGCCGCACAACTGTTCATCAGCGCACGTACGGCCGGCCATCATTTGGAAAGCGCTTCGGCCAAGCTCGGTGCGGCCAACCGCGCGGCGTGTGCCTCCCGGGCCGTCTCGCTGGGGCTTCTGTCAGCCGACGTGTTGCTGAATGTGTGTGGCCGGGAATCGATTGCCGTCTGA
- a CDS encoding helix-turn-helix domain-containing protein, producing the protein MHTVAILAYDGMSGFESGMAAEIFGMTELSERFSAGLVRPWYSVKLCSEPKEIRLLGGAVIRTSYGLDDLAAADTIVIPSVRDVSEPISQPLIEAIRTADARDARLVSICSGAFALAAAGALDGRRATTHWIYTDLLGQRYPGIDIDPTPLYVDNGRVLTSAGCAAGLDLCLHIVRSDHGGRVANDVARRLVIAPHRAGGQAQYIETPVPEPADDGRIAAGIAWALANLDRPITLDEMAERSAMSRRSYLRQFAKATGTTPIRWLITQRVQASLALLEASSLSVEQIAARVGFESPATFRHHFVRQMRTTPSDYRCAFTGPTVRDSGPTTHRKY; encoded by the coding sequence ATGCACACCGTGGCGATTCTCGCCTATGACGGGATGTCCGGATTCGAGTCGGGCATGGCAGCGGAGATCTTTGGCATGACCGAGCTGTCGGAGCGCTTCTCGGCCGGCTTGGTCAGGCCGTGGTACTCGGTGAAACTGTGCTCAGAGCCCAAGGAGATCCGGCTTCTCGGTGGAGCAGTCATTCGCACGTCGTACGGCCTCGATGACCTGGCCGCGGCGGACACCATCGTGATCCCCAGTGTCCGAGACGTGAGCGAGCCGATTTCGCAACCGCTCATTGAAGCCATCAGGACGGCCGACGCGCGCGACGCGCGACTGGTGTCGATCTGCTCCGGCGCTTTCGCCCTGGCCGCGGCCGGGGCGCTCGACGGACGCCGTGCCACCACGCACTGGATCTACACGGATCTGCTGGGGCAGCGCTATCCCGGTATCGATATCGACCCCACTCCGTTGTACGTCGACAACGGGCGGGTCCTCACAAGCGCAGGATGCGCGGCGGGCCTGGATCTGTGTCTGCACATCGTGCGGTCCGACCACGGCGGTCGGGTGGCCAACGATGTGGCGCGCCGACTGGTGATCGCACCGCACCGGGCGGGTGGGCAGGCGCAGTACATCGAGACCCCGGTTCCGGAGCCTGCGGACGACGGTCGAATCGCGGCCGGAATAGCCTGGGCTCTGGCCAATCTCGACAGGCCCATCACTCTCGACGAGATGGCGGAGCGTTCGGCGATGTCGCGGCGGAGCTATCTTCGCCAGTTCGCCAAGGCGACCGGGACCACCCCGATCAGGTGGTTGATCACCCAGCGTGTCCAAGCCAGCCTCGCGCTGCTCGAAGCGAGCTCGCTGTCCGTCGAGCAGATCGCGGCTCGGGTCGGGTTCGAGTCGCCCGCGACCTTCCGGCATCACTTCGTCCGGCAGATGCGCACCACGCCGAGCGACTACCGCTGCGCTTTCACCGGACCAACTGTCAGGGACTCGGGGCCGACCACACACCGCAAATACTGA
- a CDS encoding glycosyltransferase family 2 protein, whose amino-acid sequence MAGHISSNGHSGAAPVAHSANRSVHVQDVAHIGNAHKRERVPESATSLTVSLVIPVKNEARNIAWVLDQIDDDIDEVILVDGNSTDATLVTARRCRPDIKVVSQEGVGKGDALRAGFLAAAGDVIVMMDADGSMTPDEITHYLHFLANGYDFVKGSRFISGGGSLDITSFRRMGNRFLLGVFNSLYRTDLTDLCYGFCGFHRRYLDVLALSATGFEIEAEMVVRAMQAGLRVAEVPSLELPRRAGKSNLHSVRDGIRVLRTVLREHRSGLSGRVVQSVRRQVSSGKRVGITA is encoded by the coding sequence ATGGCGGGGCATATTTCAAGTAACGGGCATAGCGGGGCGGCGCCTGTCGCGCACTCGGCCAATCGCAGCGTTCACGTCCAGGACGTTGCCCACATCGGGAACGCACACAAGCGCGAGAGGGTGCCGGAGTCGGCTACGTCCCTAACTGTCAGCCTTGTCATTCCAGTCAAGAATGAGGCGCGAAACATCGCCTGGGTCCTGGATCAGATCGACGACGACATCGACGAAGTAATTCTCGTCGACGGGAACTCCACAGACGCCACCCTGGTCACTGCGCGACGCTGCCGCCCGGACATCAAAGTGGTGTCTCAGGAGGGCGTCGGCAAGGGCGATGCGCTGAGGGCCGGCTTCCTGGCTGCCGCGGGCGACGTCATCGTGATGATGGATGCGGACGGCAGCATGACGCCCGACGAGATAACCCACTATCTGCATTTCCTGGCCAACGGCTACGACTTCGTCAAGGGTTCTCGATTCATCTCCGGGGGTGGATCTTTGGACATCACCAGCTTCCGGCGGATGGGCAACCGCTTCCTTCTCGGCGTCTTCAACTCGCTTTATCGCACTGACCTGACGGACTTGTGCTACGGCTTCTGCGGCTTCCACCGGCGCTACCTGGATGTGCTGGCTCTGTCTGCGACCGGCTTCGAGATCGAGGCCGAGATGGTGGTCCGCGCGATGCAGGCCGGCCTGCGCGTTGCTGAGGTGCCGAGCCTTGAGCTTCCGCGTCGTGCCGGCAAGTCAAACCTTCATTCGGTACGGGATGGCATCAGAGTGCTGCGGACGGTACTGCGAGAGCACCGGTCCGGGCTGAGCGGTCGAGTCGTGCAATCAGTCCGCAGGCAGGTCAGCTCCGGCAAGCGCGTCGGGATAACTGCGTGA